CATGACTTAGTTAAGAACTTGATAGATAAGCTTGGATATCACGTCTCAAAAATTGAAGTAACTGATCTTAGAAACGATACTTTCTATGCAACCATGCATTTCAAAAAAGAGTCTGAGGAGTATGTCTTAGACGCAAGGCCAAGCGACGCCATAGCTATAGCGATAAGGACCGAATCTCCAATTTTTGTAAACGAACAGGTCCTAGAGAAATCTAAGAGCATAGAAATTGACGATGACAAAGAAAAGCTCGATAAGCTCCTAGAAGACTTGCCCGAAGGAGATTTCGGCAAATACAAGATGTAAAGTGTTTAATTCATACCTAGGTATTAAGTCAACACGCCAAAACTTAAACGTTTTATATCCCTTACATTAATAGATATATATTCAGGTAGAATAACGCCCATGTCAGAGCGAAATTATATAACTGTGGTCGGAGGCGGGCTTGCGGGATGCGAGGCTGCGCATCATGCTTCCAAGCTGGGAGTACGGGTCAAACTTATTGAGATGAGGCCTGAGAAAATATCCCCAGCCCACAATTCAAATGATTTAGGGGAGCTCGTTTGCAGCAACTCTCTTAAGTCTGACTCGTTGGATAACGCAAGCGGCGTTCTCAAAGAGGAGATGAGAAAGCTGGGCTCACTGGTAATTGAAGCGGCTGATAACAACCGAGTGCCGGCAGGAAAAGCCCTTGCGGTTGACCGCACAAAATTCGCCGAATACCTGACTAAAAAAATTGAGGAGAATCCTCTTATAGATCTTGTGAGAGAGGAGTTCAAAGAAATACCTGAGAATTTAGAGGCGCCTTTAATTATAGCAAGCGGCCCGCTTACTTCAGAGCCACTTTCAGAAAGCATAAAGGATCTCTCTAACTCCGATCATCTGTATTTCTATGACTCTATATCACCAATAGTTGATGCGGATAGCATAGATTATGATGTGGTTTATAGGGCATCACGATATGAAAATGGAGTTGAGGAAGAAGGTGATTACTTAAACTGCCCTCTAAATAAAGAACAGTACTACAGTTTGATAGACGAGCTTTTAGAAGCTGAAAAAATAGAGACACGTGATTTTGAAAAGGGTATATATTTCGAGAGCTGCCTTCCCGTTGAGGTAATCGCAGAAAGGGGAAAAGACACTCTTAGGTTTGGCCCGGCAAGACCCGTTGGGCTCAAAGATCCTAGAACAGGACACACGCCCTATGCTGTTGTTCAGCTAAGGTGTGAAAATAAACAAGCGTCCATGTATAACCTCGTTGGGTTTCAAACCAAGCTTAGATACCCTGAGCAGAGAAGAATATTTAGAACTATTCCTGGGCTTGAGAGCGCTGAGTTTATGAGATATGGAAGCATGCACAGAAACACATATATAAACTCTCCTGAGCTTATGCGCCCTACTCTAGAGTTTATGCATAGCAATAACTTATTTTTTGCAGGGCAAATCCTTGGCGTAGAAGGATATGTGGAATCTGCGGCAATGGGCATAATTGCCGGGATAAACGCTGCGAAGAGCCTCAAGGGTGAAAAGCCCATAGTACCGCCAAGAGAAACAGCACTCGGATCACTTATTAACTACATTACAGACCAAGAAGTTAAAAGCTTTCAGCCTATGAATATTAATTTTGGCTTGTTCCCGCAGATTGAAAAGAGAATGCCAAAAGCTGAGAAGAAAAAGCTAATTGCTAATAGAGCAATTGACTCCATCTCTGAATTTAATACTAATTAACCCTTAAGAATCTATTTGAACAAAGCTTGTAGAAAAATCAACTATAGATCATAAGCTCCAGCAATAACTATCTATTTTAATGAAAAATACTTGACTTTTAGTCTAATTTGGAATAGGGTTACAATTATGTACGGGCAGCAGGCTGAGGTGCAGTTACCTGATAAAATCTACTTTCGGATAGGTGAGGTTAGCGACTTTACCGGTATAAAGCCATATGTGCTAAGATACTGGGAAAGTGAATTTGACCAGATCAATCCTATTAGAAGAAAGTCCCAGCGTCTTTATGACAGAGAGACCATCCATACTGTCATCAAGATTAAGAATATGCTCTATGAGCAGAATTTCACTATTGCCGGGGCCAAGAAAAAATTAAAAGAAGAAGCCAATCAAAAAAGGGTCAGCACTAAAGTAAATGTGCTCCTTCATGAAGTACTTGCCGAGCTAAAATCCATTAAAAAAGAATTAGGTTAAACTCCCAACCAAAGCATTTTCCATTTATAATAAGATTTATTACATAGTCGGGGTGTAGCGCAGACTGGTAGCGCATCGGTCTGGGGGACCGGAGGTCGCCGGTTCAAGTCCGGCCACCCCGACCACTCTAAAAGACCTCTTTTAAGTAAGTGTTTAATCATGTATTTTGTAATCCTTAATAACGGCCTTTCAAAATAGCAAACGCATATGCCTAAAAGAATATTAATATCTAATGACGACGGAATTAACTCCGAGGGAATTCATAAACTTTTTGAGACGCTAAAAAAGTTGGGTGAAGTATACATTGTTGCCCCCGACAGAGATCAAAGTGCGGTTAGCCACTCGCTAAGTTTATTCAGGCCACTAAGGTTGGACAAAATATCAGAGTTTGTATACACCGCAGACGGAACCCCAACTGACTGTATAAACCTTGCCATAAACGGCTTGCTTAGAGACAAGAAGCCTGATCTGGTTGTGTCTGGAATAAACAAAGGTGAGAACTTAGGGGACGACATTACATATTCAGGCACGGTTAGTGCCGCCATGGAGGGAACACTTTTAGGAATACCATCTATTGCAATATCACTTGTTGGAAGAAGGGATTTTAATTTCGACCATGCGCTGGATCACGCGGAATCCATTGCTAGGTATGTGCTGGATAAAGGACTACCAAGAGACACCCTTTTAAATGTCAATATTCCCAATAAGCCTCATCGTGAACACAAGGGGATAATGATTACACGTCAGGGAAAGCGTCTTTATGATGAGCCTATTGTAGAAAAAGTTGACCCGAGGGGCAAGAAATACTACTGGATTGGCGGCGATGAACTTGGATACATACATATTGAGGAATCTGATATTGTGGCAATAAATGAGGGGTATGTATCGGTAACTCCCATAACTCTAGATCTAACAAAGCATGACTTTTTAGAAACTCTAAAGTCTCATCTGACAAAGGACGATAGTGATGATTAGAAGGCTTTATGATTGGGTGCTAAGCTGGGCGGACACAAAATACGGAACCCCTGCTATGGCTATTGTTTCCTTTATGGAATCATCTTTTTTTCCAATCCCTCCTGATCCACTGCTTATGGCGTTGTGCTTAGGCAAACCAAAAAAATCATTTTGGTATGCGTTTATCTGCTCCGCAGCATCGGTGCTCGGAGGCGTGCTGGGTTATTTTATTGGATGGGCCCTTTGGGATCTGTTAAGCGGCTTTTTCTTAACATATGTTTTTAATGAAGAAGCTTTTAATTACGTGGGTGATCTATATAATCAAAATGCCTTTTTAGCAGTACTGGGAGCTGCCATAACACCTATACCTTATAAGGTATTCACTGTCGCAGCCGGTGTGTTCCATATAAGTTTATTTTATTTAATAATTGCATCCGCCATTGGTAGATCAGCTAGATTTTTTCTAGAGGCTGGTTTAATTTATTTCTTTGGTGAGAAAATAAAGAATTTCATCGATAAGTACTTGAATCTATTAGCTACCCTGTTCTTTGTACTAATAGTGCTAGGTTTTATCATAGTTAGGTTCTTATTAAAACATTAGTCGTTACAATGGGTATATGATAATATAAAGAGCGAGGGATAACATATGGGCGATTTTCATCAGACAGAAACTATATCCACACTTCATAGGCTCAAAACAGACAATCTTGAGCAATTAGAAGAAGAGCTAAATGAATTTTCTGAAAGCAGGCCAATTGCACTTGTGCTACCTTGTCTATATTCGGAGCTTCAAAGAGTAGCGCTTAAAAACATCCTTGAGCATTTAAAGGATGTTACCTATTTAAACGAGATTGTAATTACAATTGGAAGAGCCAGTGAGGATGAATTCAAACACGCTCAGGAATATTTCTCCGTTCTGCCTCAAGACTATAAACTTATCTGGGATGACGGAGAGAAAGTACAGTCCCTTTTTAACCTTCTTAAAGAAAACGGCCTTGATGTGGGAGACCGTGGTAAAGGAAGAGCAGCTTGGATTGCATATGGCTATGTACTTGCCAGAGAGAAAAGTGAAGTAATCGCTCTTCATGATTGCGATGTTCTAACATACAATAGAGAACTTTTAGCAAGACTCTGTTATCCGCTTGCAAACCCTAATATGGATTATGAGTTTTGTAAGGGTTACTATCCGCGCGTCACTGACAGACTATACGGCCGAGTTACAAGGCTTTTTATATCACCTATAATTAGAGCGCTTAAAAAAATTGTAGGACATATGCCGTTTTTGGTTTATCTAGACAGTTTTAGATATCCGCTCGCAGGTGAGTTTTCAATGAAAGCAGATCTGGCAAGAATAAACCGCATACCAGCAGATTGGGGCCTTGAAGTAGGATCTTTGGCTGAGGTATATAGAAATGTATCTTTAAAAAGGATCTGTCAGGTTGATTTGGCTGATAACTATGAGCACAAGCATCAGGACGTATCCGCTCATGATGCGGACAGTGGCCTTTTAAAGATGTGTACGGACATATCAACTTCACTGTTTACTATTTTATCTTCTGAGGGCGTTCAGTTTTCAGAACCCCTGTTTAATACTTTATATGTTACCTATCTAAGAATTGCTCAGGATGCGATAAAGATGTATAACGATGACGCTGCAATTAACGGCCTATTTTTTGACAGACATGCCGAGGGGCTTGCGGTGGAAACATTTGTTCAGGGCGTAAGAATTGCAAGCCAGAAATTCTTAGAAGACCCGCTTGCTTCCCCTACTATTCCAAACTGGAGCAGGGTAACTTCAGCGATACCAGATTTTCTGGACCAACTCGAATTAGCTGTTGAAGAAGACAATGCCTAAAGTTGTAATATTCACCGATCTTGATGCGACGCTCTTAGATCATAATACATATTCATTCAAAGCCGCTGCACAGGCGCTGGAACTTATAAAATCAAAGCAAATCCCTCTTATACTTTGTAGCAGTAAAGTTAGAGCTGAAATTGAATATTACCAAGACTTACTCAATATCAAATGCCCTTTTATTTCCGAAAATGGCGGCGGAATTTTTATCCCAAAGGACTATTTCTCCCTGGAGTTTAGATTCGATAGAGAATTAGGTAATTACAAGGTGGTCGAGCTTGGAACACAAAGAGAAAAATTAATCCAAACTTTAGAATCCATAAGCAAACAGACAGGCGTTAAAATTCGTGGATTCTCTCAAATGAGTGTAAGTGAAATTGCCCAGCTTTCAGGTTTAGATGAAAATATAGCAAAACTTGCTGTTCAGCGGGACTACAGCGAGCCGTGTATAATAGATAATGATGAGGAAAATAACGAAACTATAGCTGAAGAAATTAATCTAAATGGATATAGACACACACGCGGGGGCAGGTTTCATCATATATTGGGCGGAAATGACAAGGGGAAAGCGGTCGAGATGCTAACAAATATATACAGAGCGGAATTTGTAGATGTTAAAACTGTTGCTCTTGGTGACAGCTTAAATGATTTACCGATGCTTAAGGTAGTCGACATACCAATTCTTGTTCAAAAACCTGCAGGCAGCTATGACCCTGGAATTAAGCTTACAAATTTAACTTATGCTGATGGCATAGGCCCTAGCGGGTGGAACTCTTCTATATTAAAGCTGTTTATGAACTTTGAGTAACAAGCTGCTAATAATGATAGTATTTAACAAAGCCCAGTGGTAAACTAAGCAAATGGTTAGACAGATACAAATAAGGAGAAGAAAGAGGCGCCGAAGAAGTAGGCTGATGCCCTATATTTTGGGCTCGCTCGCGATCTTTCTCATCTTTATGCTCTTTGTTCACCTCTATTTAATTGATATTTTTAACCTAAGGGATCAGCTTGCCCAAGAGGAAAAGAAACAGCCTGAGTTTATTGAAATTACAGAGCTTCCTGTTCCAAAAGAGAAAGAGACCAAGAAGCCTAAGGAAACAAAGCGTTTAGCCGAAAGAAACCGCGAGGTTGAGGAAGAAAAAACAAGAGACCGTTTCACAAAACAGTCCGCAAATACTCCTCAATCCCCTCCAGTTGAACCTAAGCCCCAGATAAAACCAAAAGAAGAACCAAAGAAGGTAGAGAAAAAAGCTCAAAAAGAACCTAAAAAACAGATGACGCGCTCAGATATCACCAGGCAAAAAGAACCTGCCACTCTTCCGAAGAAACAAATAGAGAAAGAGAGGAAAAAAGCCACCGGGAAAACACCGGATCTTACCAAAGATCAGCTATTCAGCTCAAACCCCCGGCCGCAAACACTTCCTCAAAACCAGAGAACTCCACAGGATTTTCTCGGTGCCCCAAATGTGGATAAAAAAGAAGAAACAGTTGATCTAAGCACTACCGAGTTTAAATACCTCTCATATTTTCTCAAAATGAAAAGGCAAATTGAGTCGGTCTGGACCTACCCGAAAGAGTCTCAGTACAGAGGGGAATATGGAACTCTGTTTTTAGTCTTTACTATTAGAAGTAATGGCGATCTTGAGGGAGTTCAGTTGATTCATTCCTCAGGGTTTGCGCGGCTGGACAATGAAGCCGTAAGGGCCATCACTGCTGCAGCCCCATTTGCTCCTTTCCCAAAGAGCTGGGGTGGTCTTGAAAAATTGAATATAAGAGCAACATTTGAGTACAGCGGTAGGAGAATATTTTAAAAACTTATTTTATAAGAACCTGGCTCTTACCTCTTTTCCTTTTACTGACTTCGCCTATCAAATAAGCTTTCTCACCAAGAGTCTTAAGCCTTTTTATAACCTTAGCACAATCTTTTGAATCGATAACAAGTACCATACCTATTCCGCAGTTAAAGGTCCTATACATTTCCTCTTTAGCTATATGAGACTCTTGCATAAGAAGTTTGAAGATAGAAGGCATTGGCCAAGTTGAAGATTCGATCTCTACTGCGCAGCTATTTGGAAGTACTCTGGGCAGGTTCTCAAGTAGCCCGCCGCCTGTTATATGTGCAGCGGCTTTTAGGTCGTATTTCTTATGGATATCTAATACGCTTTTTACATAGATCTTTGTCGGCTCTAATAACTCTTTTTCAAGCGAACGCCTAAGTGGTTTGGGCTTGTCCGAAAGTTTGTATTTACTTCTGCCTAAAAGCACTTTTCTGGCAAGTGAGTACCCATTTGAATGAAGTCCGCTTGAGCCAAGGCCTATAATTACATCACCGGGTTGTACTGATGAGCCATCTATAACTTTATCTTTGTCTACGATTCCTACCACAAACCCGGCAAGATCAAACTCATCTTTCTTATAAAACCCTGGCATTTCTGCAGTCTCTCCACCTAGAAGAGCACAGCCAGCTTGTTTACAGCCTTTTACTATTCCTTTCACAATATCAACGCCTTCTTCAACCGTCAGTTTCGAGGTAGCAATGTAATCTAGAAAGAATAGAGGCTCGGCCCCGCAGGTCACTACATCATTAACGTTCATGGCCACAAGATCAATTCCGACTGTATCAAATTTGCCGGACATAAATGCAATTTTTAGTTTTGTGCCCACTCCATCTGCCGCAGCAAGTAATATTGGATTCTTATAACCCTTAGGCAGTGCATAGGCTCCTGAGAACCCTCCTAGCTTGCCCAGCACATTCTTATTTGAGGTGGATTTAGCCAGAGGCTTTATCAGGTCTACAAACAGGTTTCCTGCATCAATATCGACCCCTGCGCTTTTATAAGTGGTCTTTGCCATTTAGAAAAGGAAACATACCTGATTTAGTTTGTTTGAGGAATATATCCTGCTAGATATTATGGCCTTATTTCTGGCTTAACAAAAGCCAGCTTCCAAAAAACATTAAAAATGGTATTATTCTCCCTCATATTTTCAACAGATATAGAAAAACATGACATTTCAAGAACTTATTTTAGGACTTCAGGAATTTTGGGCTAAAAAGGGGTGCATTATTATGCAGCCTTATGATCTGGAAAAGGGAGCAGGAACTTTCCATCCTGCTACATTTCTAAGATGCCTTGGCCCCGAGCCCTGGCAAGTAGCGTACGTTGAGCCCTCCAGGAGGCCCACTGACGGAAGATATGGAGATAACCCAAATAGGCTTCAGCATTACTATCAGTTTCAAGTAATTCTCAAGCCCTCACCTATCGATATACAAGACTTGTATCTTGAAAGTCTTAAACATTTAGGAATTGACCCGCTGGCACATGATATTAGGTTTGTTGAGGATGACTGGGAGTCACCAACCCTTGGGGCTTGGGGACTAGGGTGGGAAGTATGGCTGGATGGGATGGAGATTACTCAGTTCACATATTTCCAGCAGGCTGGTGGTATTGATTTGAAACCTGTATCGGGAGAGATAACTTATGGTACAGAGAGAATCGCTATGTACCTTCAGGGCGTTGAAAGCGTCTATGATCTAGAGTGGACAAATGGAGTTACTTATGGGGAGATTCACCACAGAGATGAGTATGAGTTTTCAAAATACAACTTTGAAGAATCTAACCCTGAGATGTTAAGAGATCTTTTCGATAAATTTGAGAAGGAATGCGAAAATCTGGCAGAAAAAAGACTTCCGCTGCCGGCTTACGACTACTGTCTTAAATGCTCCCATACTTTTAACTTATTAGATGCAAGAGGGGCAATTGGAGTATCAGAGAGAGCTTCCTATATAGGCAGAGTAAGAGCGCTTGCAAAGATGTGCGCAGAGGCATATTTACTTGAGAGAGAGGAGATGGGATTTCCCCTTCTAAAGAAAAATCCATGGCAAAAGAGCTAATATTGGAAATCGGATCTGAAGAGATCCCTGCTGGATTTTTAGATTATGCTGTTGAGGATCTAAAATCACTGGCAAAGAAAATGCTGGATGAGAACTCACTGAGCTATTCTGACATTGAGGCATTCGGCACCCCTAGAAGACTAGCTCTTAGGGTTACTGAGCTTTCAGAACAACAAGAAGACAGGGTTGAAGAAGCTTTCGGACCTCCGGTAAAAATTGCATACGACGAGAAGGGAAACCCCACAAAACCTGCGCTTGGATTTGCTAAAGCACAAGGAGTGGATTTTAAAGATCTAACTACTGTCACCAGAGACCGAGGGGATTTTTTAGCTGTAAAACGAAATATTAAAGGACAAAAAACCGACAAACTACTAAAGGAAATCCTGCCTGATCTGATACTTTCTATTCCTTTTAGAAAATCCATGAAATGGGGAAATGGAGATCAAACATATGTGAGACCCCTTAGATGGATAGTTGCACTCTTAGGCGGCAAAACAATCACTTTTAACATTGAATCGCTTAAGAGCTCATCTAAAAGTTACGGGCACAGATTCATGCACCCAAAGGGTTTTAAAGTCTCAAGCTGGGATGATTATCAAAAAGGACTGCAAGAGGGTTATGTTGTGCTGGACCAAAACAAAAGAAGAGAAGATATTAGGAGAGGCACTTCAGAGCTGGCTGAAAAAATTGGTGGTTACATTCCGCAAGACGATGATCTTCTTGAGACAGTCAGCAACTTGGTTGAGATCCCTGTAGTGCTCAAAGGCGATTATGAGAAGGACTTTTTATCTCTTCCTAAAGAAGTGCTTATAAGCGTTATGAAAAATCACCAAAAGTACTTCCCTGTTTTTTCTAAAACAAATCAAGATGAACTGCTGCCGCATTTTATATTTGTTTGCGGAACCCCTGTTAAAGATTCTGATGTAGTCAGCAAAGGAAACGAAAGAGTAATAAGAGCGCGCTTTACCGATGCTAGATTCTTCTACGATGAGGACAAGAGCGCTCCTCTTTGGGATAAGCTCGAGGACCTAAAGGGGATGGTTTACCTCTCAGGC
This is a stretch of genomic DNA from Thermodesulfobacteriota bacterium. It encodes these proteins:
- the mpgP gene encoding mannosyl-3-phosphoglycerate phosphatase; translation: MPKVVIFTDLDATLLDHNTYSFKAAAQALELIKSKQIPLILCSSKVRAEIEYYQDLLNIKCPFISENGGGIFIPKDYFSLEFRFDRELGNYKVVELGTQREKLIQTLESISKQTGVKIRGFSQMSVSEIAQLSGLDENIAKLAVQRDYSEPCIIDNDEENNETIAEEINLNGYRHTRGGRFHHILGGNDKGKAVEMLTNIYRAEFVDVKTVALGDSLNDLPMLKVVDIPILVQKPAGSYDPGIKLTNLTYADGIGPSGWNSSILKLFMNFE
- the trmFO gene encoding methylenetetrahydrofolate--tRNA-(uracil(54)-C(5))-methyltransferase (FADH(2)-oxidizing) TrmFO yields the protein MSERNYITVVGGGLAGCEAAHHASKLGVRVKLIEMRPEKISPAHNSNDLGELVCSNSLKSDSLDNASGVLKEEMRKLGSLVIEAADNNRVPAGKALAVDRTKFAEYLTKKIEENPLIDLVREEFKEIPENLEAPLIIASGPLTSEPLSESIKDLSNSDHLYFYDSISPIVDADSIDYDVVYRASRYENGVEEEGDYLNCPLNKEQYYSLIDELLEAEKIETRDFEKGIYFESCLPVEVIAERGKDTLRFGPARPVGLKDPRTGHTPYAVVQLRCENKQASMYNLVGFQTKLRYPEQRRIFRTIPGLESAEFMRYGSMHRNTYINSPELMRPTLEFMHSNNLFFAGQILGVEGYVESAAMGIIAGINAAKSLKGEKPIVPPRETALGSLINYITDQEVKSFQPMNINFGLFPQIEKRMPKAEKKKLIANRAIDSISEFNTN
- a CDS encoding energy transducer TonB, with the protein product MPYILGSLAIFLIFMLFVHLYLIDIFNLRDQLAQEEKKQPEFIEITELPVPKEKETKKPKETKRLAERNREVEEEKTRDRFTKQSANTPQSPPVEPKPQIKPKEEPKKVEKKAQKEPKKQMTRSDITRQKEPATLPKKQIEKERKKATGKTPDLTKDQLFSSNPRPQTLPQNQRTPQDFLGAPNVDKKEETVDLSTTEFKYLSYFLKMKRQIESVWTYPKESQYRGEYGTLFLVFTIRSNGDLEGVQLIHSSGFARLDNEAVRAITAAAPFAPFPKSWGGLEKLNIRATFEYSGRRIF
- a CDS encoding glycosyl transferase gives rise to the protein MGDFHQTETISTLHRLKTDNLEQLEEELNEFSESRPIALVLPCLYSELQRVALKNILEHLKDVTYLNEIVITIGRASEDEFKHAQEYFSVLPQDYKLIWDDGEKVQSLFNLLKENGLDVGDRGKGRAAWIAYGYVLAREKSEVIALHDCDVLTYNRELLARLCYPLANPNMDYEFCKGYYPRVTDRLYGRVTRLFISPIIRALKKIVGHMPFLVYLDSFRYPLAGEFSMKADLARINRIPADWGLEVGSLAEVYRNVSLKRICQVDLADNYEHKHQDVSAHDADSGLLKMCTDISTSLFTILSSEGVQFSEPLFNTLYVTYLRIAQDAIKMYNDDAAINGLFFDRHAEGLAVETFVQGVRIASQKFLEDPLASPTIPNWSRVTSAIPDFLDQLELAVEEDNA
- a CDS encoding YqaA family protein, coding for MIRRLYDWVLSWADTKYGTPAMAIVSFMESSFFPIPPDPLLMALCLGKPKKSFWYAFICSAASVLGGVLGYFIGWALWDLLSGFFLTYVFNEEAFNYVGDLYNQNAFLAVLGAAITPIPYKVFTVAAGVFHISLFYLIIASAIGRSARFFLEAGLIYFFGEKIKNFIDKYLNLLATLFFVLIVLGFIIVRFLLKH
- the glyQ gene encoding glycine--tRNA ligase subunit alpha, which produces MTFQELILGLQEFWAKKGCIIMQPYDLEKGAGTFHPATFLRCLGPEPWQVAYVEPSRRPTDGRYGDNPNRLQHYYQFQVILKPSPIDIQDLYLESLKHLGIDPLAHDIRFVEDDWESPTLGAWGLGWEVWLDGMEITQFTYFQQAGGIDLKPVSGEITYGTERIAMYLQGVESVYDLEWTNGVTYGEIHHRDEYEFSKYNFEESNPEMLRDLFDKFEKECENLAEKRLPLPAYDYCLKCSHTFNLLDARGAIGVSERASYIGRVRALAKMCAEAYLLEREEMGFPLLKKNPWQKS
- the purM gene encoding phosphoribosylformylglycinamidine cyclo-ligase, producing the protein MAKTTYKSAGVDIDAGNLFVDLIKPLAKSTSNKNVLGKLGGFSGAYALPKGYKNPILLAAADGVGTKLKIAFMSGKFDTVGIDLVAMNVNDVVTCGAEPLFFLDYIATSKLTVEEGVDIVKGIVKGCKQAGCALLGGETAEMPGFYKKDEFDLAGFVVGIVDKDKVIDGSSVQPGDVIIGLGSSGLHSNGYSLARKVLLGRSKYKLSDKPKPLRRSLEKELLEPTKIYVKSVLDIHKKYDLKAAAHITGGGLLENLPRVLPNSCAVEIESSTWPMPSIFKLLMQESHIAKEEMYRTFNCGIGMVLVIDSKDCAKVIKRLKTLGEKAYLIGEVSKRKRGKSQVLIK
- the surE gene encoding 5'/3'-nucleotidase SurE, producing MPKRILISNDDGINSEGIHKLFETLKKLGEVYIVAPDRDQSAVSHSLSLFRPLRLDKISEFVYTADGTPTDCINLAINGLLRDKKPDLVVSGINKGENLGDDITYSGTVSAAMEGTLLGIPSIAISLVGRRDFNFDHALDHAESIARYVLDKGLPRDTLLNVNIPNKPHREHKGIMITRQGKRLYDEPIVEKVDPRGKKYYWIGGDELGYIHIEESDIVAINEGYVSVTPITLDLTKHDFLETLKSHLTKDDSDD
- a CDS encoding MerR family transcriptional regulator, with the protein product MYGQQAEVQLPDKIYFRIGEVSDFTGIKPYVLRYWESEFDQINPIRRKSQRLYDRETIHTVIKIKNMLYEQNFTIAGAKKKLKEEANQKRVSTKVNVLLHEVLAELKSIKKELG
- a CDS encoding bifunctional nuclease family protein codes for the protein MKVSGIALDPFTNTPIVILKDLTNEKTLPIWIGFMEASSIAMELEKTPRVRPITHDLVKNLIDKLGYHVSKIEVTDLRNDTFYATMHFKKESEEYVLDARPSDAIAIAIRTESPIFVNEQVLEKSKSIEIDDDKEKLDKLLEDLPEGDFGKYKM
- the glyS gene encoding glycine--tRNA ligase subunit beta produces the protein MAKELILEIGSEEIPAGFLDYAVEDLKSLAKKMLDENSLSYSDIEAFGTPRRLALRVTELSEQQEDRVEEAFGPPVKIAYDEKGNPTKPALGFAKAQGVDFKDLTTVTRDRGDFLAVKRNIKGQKTDKLLKEILPDLILSIPFRKSMKWGNGDQTYVRPLRWIVALLGGKTITFNIESLKSSSKSYGHRFMHPKGFKVSSWDDYQKGLQEGYVVLDQNKRREDIRRGTSELAEKIGGYIPQDDDLLETVSNLVEIPVVLKGDYEKDFLSLPKEVLISVMKNHQKYFPVFSKTNQDELLPHFIFVCGTPVKDSDVVSKGNERVIRARFTDARFFYDEDKSAPLWDKLEDLKGMVYLSGVGSYYDKTERLKIIANELGNMLGFENETRHIVRAAFLSKADLATQMVFEFPELQGIMGKYYAEISGETNEVAQAIKEHYMPTGRDGKLPESDYGAVLSIVDKIDNISSCFISGLIPTGTSDPYALRRQAIGIINILLEKNLHLSLNESFSIGLNAIAEQTEGKFSDKTNEALENIMNFMTERFRNIMTSEGYEQDVVEAVVSVEFDDVLDAKRKIEALTEFRKAADFEALGAAFKRVVNIVKDHAGQDILDEHFIETAEKNLHSSLNDVKGKVEDKIIEKNYLDSLILMKNLKEPVDNFFDNVMVMDKDPKIKENRLSMLAQIKNLFFKIADFSKLSV